In Saprospiraceae bacterium, a genomic segment contains:
- a CDS encoding glycosyltransferase family 2 protein — MTIDVIIPALNEEQSIGFVLRDIPKHLSRTIYVTDNGSSDRTVEVAQSEGAKVLYQARRGYGSACLKAMDAIASLPSNQKPDAVAFLDADYSDHPAELVLLVRKLEESQADLVIGSRVLGKAQKGSLTTVQRFGNRLSTWLIEKLFGYHFTDLGPFRIIRYDALLKLNMQDPDYGWTVEMQVKAAQHKLMATEVPVSYKKRIGKSKVSGTIRGIFGAGSKILFIIFKTYVKG; from the coding sequence ATGACCATTGACGTCATCATTCCTGCATTAAATGAAGAACAATCGATTGGATTCGTTCTCAGGGACATCCCTAAACATCTATCCCGGACTATATACGTCACCGACAACGGCAGCAGTGACCGAACCGTTGAAGTTGCCCAATCAGAGGGAGCTAAGGTATTATATCAAGCCCGGAGAGGTTATGGTTCAGCTTGTTTAAAAGCAATGGATGCCATTGCTTCACTCCCCTCCAATCAAAAACCTGATGCAGTTGCATTTCTGGATGCTGATTATTCTGATCATCCAGCTGAGTTAGTCTTATTAGTCAGAAAACTCGAAGAAAGTCAGGCGGACCTCGTCATAGGCTCCAGAGTCCTTGGCAAAGCACAAAAAGGATCTCTTACCACTGTTCAGCGATTTGGCAACAGACTCTCTACCTGGCTGATTGAAAAACTATTTGGATATCATTTTACGGATCTGGGACCATTTCGGATCATCAGATACGATGCCCTTTTAAAATTAAATATGCAGGATCCAGATTATGGCTGGACTGTGGAAATGCAAGTTAAAGCTGCACAACACAAATTAATGGCAACTGAAGTACCGGTAAGCTACAAAAAGCGAATTGGGAAATCTAAAGTTTCAGGCACAATTAGGGGCATTTTTGGCGCAGGTTCAAAGATTCTCTTTATAATATTCAAAACATATGTTAAAGGTTAA